A DNA window from Cognatiyoonia koreensis contains the following coding sequences:
- the bchC gene encoding chlorophyll synthesis pathway protein BchC has protein sequence METNAVILSAPGKLGIDSVGIVPPAAADIVVSVTHSGISTGTEKLFWSGDMPPFPGMGYPLVPGYEAAGEVVEAGADSGYRVGEHVFVPGASCYDGAHGLFGAAAQTLVTPASRVTRIDRGLGAAGALLALAATARHAMAGPGKAVPDLIIGHGVLGRLLARLTVASGAPAPTVWEIDPQRQHGARGYDVIHPDTDERRDYTSIYDASGRADLLNDMVGRIAKGGEIVLAGFYTQAIQFAFPPAFMKEARFRIAAEWQADDMTATRALVESGTLRLDDLITHTSKARDAATAYETAFTDPACLKMILDWSAT, from the coding sequence TTGGAAACCAACGCAGTAATACTCAGCGCACCCGGAAAACTGGGAATCGACTCGGTCGGAATCGTTCCGCCTGCTGCTGCGGATATTGTCGTGTCGGTCACCCACAGCGGCATTTCCACAGGCACAGAGAAGCTTTTCTGGTCCGGTGACATGCCGCCATTCCCCGGTATGGGCTACCCGCTCGTGCCCGGCTACGAAGCCGCCGGAGAAGTGGTCGAAGCAGGTGCAGACAGCGGCTATCGCGTTGGCGAACACGTGTTTGTGCCAGGTGCCAGCTGCTACGATGGTGCGCACGGGCTTTTCGGGGCCGCGGCGCAAACGCTGGTCACACCGGCAAGCCGGGTCACGCGCATCGACCGCGGGCTTGGGGCAGCAGGGGCGCTGCTGGCGCTGGCGGCAACTGCGCGGCACGCTATGGCGGGACCGGGCAAGGCCGTGCCGGACCTGATCATCGGCCACGGTGTCCTTGGACGTCTGCTGGCCCGCCTCACAGTTGCCTCCGGCGCGCCTGCACCAACAGTCTGGGAAATCGACCCGCAGCGTCAGCACGGCGCGCGGGGCTATGACGTGATCCATCCAGATACTGACGAACGCCGCGACTATACATCCATCTACGATGCCTCCGGGCGCGCGGACCTGCTCAACGACATGGTCGGGCGGATCGCAAAAGGTGGCGAAATCGTCCTCGCGGGTTTCTATACGCAAGCCATCCAGTTCGCCTTCCCGCCCGCCTTCATGAAGGAAGCGCGGTTCCGGATTGCCGCCGAATGGCAGGCTGACGACATGACAGCAACGCGGGCACTGGTCGAAAGCGGCACGCTCCGGCTCGACGACCTTATCACACACACATCCAAGGCCCGCGATGCGGCAACGGCTTACGAAACGGCCTTTACCGATCCGGCCTGCCTCAAAATGATCCTCGATTGGAGCGCGACATGA
- a CDS encoding methyltransferase, translating to MADVDLPCAVTRPRKSSRLVRLAAAPAFQRWASRVPLLRRIVRNEGEALFDLVAGFCHSQILQALVKFDIPGMLLEAELPARAIAARCQAPVERIAVLLQAAQSLHLLRRTRDGSYALTVRGAALAGVPGLSGMIAHHDVLYRDLADPVAFFRGETDPELAAFWPYVFGAGAVEDPNTAATYSALMADSQSLVAADTLATIRLSGVKHLMDVGGGTGAFLEAVGAAYPALQMTLFDLPAVAPHAANRFAAADLADRTTIQSGSFRDDPLPTGADAISLVRVLYDHTDDTVRRLLTAAYTALPPGGRIIISEPMTGGERPERAGDAYFALYCMAMQTGTARSQDQIAALLGKTGFQNVLTPRAKRPFITSVVTGVKPA from the coding sequence ATGGCAGACGTCGATCTGCCATGTGCCGTGACGCGCCCGCGCAAATCCTCTCGGCTTGTGCGACTAGCCGCGGCGCCTGCATTCCAGCGCTGGGCCAGTCGCGTGCCGCTCTTGCGCCGCATCGTCCGCAACGAAGGCGAGGCCTTGTTCGATCTGGTCGCGGGGTTCTGTCACAGCCAGATCCTGCAGGCGCTCGTGAAATTCGACATCCCCGGCATGCTGCTGGAAGCAGAACTGCCCGCCCGCGCGATTGCCGCGCGCTGTCAGGCCCCTGTCGAGCGCATCGCTGTGCTGCTGCAAGCCGCGCAATCGCTACATCTTTTGCGCCGTACGCGTGATGGCTCTTATGCGCTGACAGTGCGGGGTGCCGCGCTTGCCGGTGTGCCGGGGCTGTCCGGCATGATCGCACATCACGACGTCCTTTACCGCGATCTCGCTGATCCGGTCGCATTCTTTCGCGGTGAAACCGACCCCGAACTTGCTGCTTTCTGGCCCTATGTATTCGGGGCCGGTGCCGTAGAAGACCCGAACACCGCCGCGACCTATTCCGCGCTGATGGCCGACAGCCAGTCCCTCGTCGCCGCAGACACGCTCGCAACGATCCGGCTTTCGGGTGTGAAACATCTGATGGACGTCGGCGGTGGCACAGGCGCGTTTCTGGAAGCAGTGGGCGCAGCCTACCCCGCCTTGCAAATGACGCTCTTCGATCTACCAGCCGTCGCGCCACATGCAGCAAATCGCTTTGCCGCTGCGGATCTGGCCGACCGCACGACAATTCAAAGCGGCAGCTTTCGGGATGATCCTCTGCCCACCGGTGCCGATGCGATTTCGCTGGTGCGCGTGCTTTATGATCACACCGATGACACCGTGCGCAGGCTTCTGACCGCAGCCTATACAGCACTGCCGCCCGGCGGGCGGATCATCATATCCGAACCGATGACAGGTGGTGAGAGGCCTGAACGGGCAGGGGATGCCTACTTCGCGCTCTATTGCATGGCGATGCAGACGGGCACCGCAAGATCGCAGGACCAGATCGCGGCATTGCTTGGCAAAACCGGTTTTCAAAACGTGCTGACACCCCGCGCAAAGCGGCCGTTCATCACGTCCGTCGTGACAGGTGTCAAGCCAGCCTGA
- a CDS encoding polyprenyl synthetase family protein, translating into MRISERIETAITHAIAGGQASAAPAKLSAALGYAVTPGGARIRPTILTSVAMACGDPHPKLTDAAGAALELLHSASLVHDDLPCFDDAELRRGKPALHRAFSEPIAVLTGDSLIIMAFQILARAAQHNPTAAIALIDVLSTRSGMPYGICAGQGWESEEVIDLSAYHQSKTGALFIAATQMGALCAGQDAEPWTELGARIGEAFQVADDLRDALCDEDTLGKPAGQDDLHGRPNAVAQLGVRGAVARFDDILAGAISSIPACPGEAALAQMVRAYADRLVPAIAREKPTVPGE; encoded by the coding sequence ATGCGCATTTCTGAACGGATCGAAACGGCGATTACACACGCCATCGCAGGGGGGCAGGCATCTGCCGCACCCGCCAAACTTTCAGCCGCACTTGGCTATGCGGTGACACCTGGTGGCGCACGGATTCGTCCGACGATTCTGACGTCTGTGGCAATGGCCTGCGGCGATCCGCATCCGAAACTGACAGATGCGGCAGGGGCGGCGCTCGAACTTCTGCACTCGGCCAGTCTGGTGCACGACGATCTGCCTTGCTTTGACGATGCGGAACTGCGGCGCGGCAAACCGGCGCTACATCGCGCATTCTCCGAACCTATTGCCGTGCTGACAGGTGACAGCCTGATCATCATGGCATTTCAAATTCTCGCCCGCGCGGCGCAGCACAATCCAACGGCGGCAATCGCGCTGATCGACGTTCTTTCGACCCGATCCGGCATGCCCTACGGGATATGTGCGGGGCAAGGCTGGGAAAGCGAAGAGGTCATCGACCTGTCCGCCTATCACCAGTCGAAAACGGGCGCGCTGTTTATCGCGGCCACGCAAATGGGTGCGCTCTGCGCCGGTCAGGATGCCGAACCCTGGACAGAACTCGGCGCGCGCATTGGCGAGGCGTTTCAAGTCGCCGATGATCTGCGCGACGCGCTTTGCGACGAAGACACACTTGGCAAACCGGCAGGGCAGGACGATCTGCACGGGCGACCGAACGCCGTGGCGCAGCTTGGCGTGCGCGGCGCGGTTGCGCGGTTCGACGATATTCTCGCCGGCGCGATCTCATCTATTCCCGCCTGTCCGGGCGAAGCGGCACTCGCGCAGATGGTGCGGGCCTACGCCGACAGGCTGGTGCCCGCCATCGCCCGCGAAAAACCAACCGTTCCCGGCGAATAA
- the crtD gene encoding 1-hydroxycarotenoid 3,4-desaturase CrtD has translation MREAGNIVVIGAGVGGLAAALRLADAGCSVTVLEAHGTPGGKMRTVPSAAGPVDAGPTVLTMRPVFESLYTRVGERLEDHLTLTPLPILARHYWDDGTCFDLSADPAESIAHVADVFGDGSADDYRAFAARARRLYDAFEGPMMLNEAPTRAALTAKVMLRPRLIADMAPHRTMAGLLKTAFRDPRLAQLFGRYATYVGGSPYASPAILSLISDAEARGVWSVAGGMHALAASLAGLAAHRGARFQYDTPVRRIVTQDGVVTGVDTDAGFIAADQVVFNGDPRALSVGLLGEGVQGAVRTDAVEPRSLSACVYAFAAAPRGVDLAHHTVFFGHDPAAEFDALARGDIPEDATLYLCAQDHGCAPDALQRFEIILNAPPVPRPEAEEQTRCQTQIFRRFADFGLTFTPTPDADALTTPMGFDRLFPASQGSLYGRSPHGMMAAFKRPTARTPIKGLYLCGGGTHPGAGVPMATLSGKHAAGAILSDRTLISTSPQTAMRGGMSTGSATVAPKPSRSSAS, from the coding sequence TTGCGTGAGGCTGGAAATATCGTTGTGATCGGGGCTGGAGTCGGCGGACTCGCGGCCGCGTTGCGCTTGGCCGATGCCGGTTGCAGCGTCACCGTTCTTGAGGCGCATGGCACGCCGGGTGGCAAGATGCGCACTGTGCCTTCTGCCGCAGGCCCGGTTGATGCGGGCCCAACCGTTCTGACAATGCGCCCGGTGTTCGAATCCCTTTACACGCGTGTGGGCGAACGGCTGGAGGATCACCTGACCCTGACCCCGCTGCCAATTCTTGCGCGCCATTATTGGGATGACGGCACCTGTTTCGATCTGTCGGCCGACCCTGCGGAAAGTATCGCCCATGTCGCCGATGTCTTCGGTGACGGGTCCGCCGATGACTATCGCGCTTTTGCGGCACGCGCGCGACGCCTTTATGATGCGTTCGAAGGCCCAATGATGCTGAACGAGGCCCCGACGCGCGCCGCGCTGACTGCCAAAGTCATGCTGCGCCCGCGTCTGATTGCAGATATGGCACCGCATCGCACGATGGCCGGTTTGCTGAAGACCGCGTTTCGCGATCCGCGTCTGGCGCAGTTGTTCGGGCGTTATGCCACCTATGTCGGCGGATCCCCTTATGCGTCGCCTGCGATCCTGTCGTTGATTTCTGATGCAGAGGCACGCGGGGTTTGGTCGGTTGCCGGTGGTATGCATGCCTTGGCCGCATCGCTTGCCGGGTTGGCCGCCCATCGGGGTGCGCGTTTTCAGTATGACACACCGGTCCGGCGGATCGTGACGCAGGATGGTGTTGTCACAGGCGTGGATACCGATGCCGGGTTCATTGCCGCCGATCAGGTTGTGTTCAACGGTGATCCGCGGGCCTTGTCCGTCGGATTGCTGGGCGAGGGCGTACAAGGCGCGGTGCGGACCGATGCGGTTGAACCGCGGTCCCTATCAGCCTGCGTCTATGCTTTTGCCGCCGCCCCGCGTGGCGTTGATCTGGCGCATCATACGGTGTTCTTCGGCCATGATCCTGCGGCAGAGTTTGATGCACTGGCCCGCGGAGACATCCCCGAGGACGCCACCCTTTATCTTTGCGCCCAAGACCATGGTTGCGCCCCAGATGCCTTGCAGCGCTTTGAAATCATCCTGAACGCACCGCCGGTGCCCCGCCCCGAAGCAGAGGAACAGACACGATGTCAGACACAGATTTTCAGGCGGTTCGCGGACTTCGGGCTGACGTTCACGCCAACACCGGACGCGGACGCGCTGACGACGCCAATGGGGTTCGACCGGCTGTTTCCAGCCAGCCAAGGGTCGCTTTACGGGCGATCCCCACACGGGATGATGGCGGCATTCAAACGTCCGACAGCCCGCACGCCGATCAAGGGTCTGTACCTTTGCGGGGGCGGGACACATCCGGGGGCGGGCGTGCCGATGGCCACGCTCTCCGGGAAGCATGCGGCAGGGGCGATCTTGAGCGACCGAACTTTGATATCGACGTCCCCGCAAACGGCTATGCGTGGTGGTATGTCGACGGGATCAGCGACTGTGGCACCAAAGCCGTCTCGGTCATCGGCTTCATAG
- the crtC gene encoding carotenoid 1,2-hydratase, translated as MSDCGTKAVSVIGFIGSVFSPWYAWSGRKDPANNCCINVATYGKGGRFTMTDRGRAALRTSRDTLEVGPSSMHWDGDKLVISIDEIASPPLVSRVRGTITVTPSALTSVELPLKADGSHVWRPFGPISDISVDLEANGWQWSGKGYFDANFGTRALEQDFDYWTWGCFPGARGATAFYDVTRRDGSTFETAVRFDPDGSAEQIAGQPQTPLKRSLWQVKRETRADPGAEPRQVLSMLDAPFYSRSAVETVLDGERCVGVHEALDLTRFRMAALKPMLAVRVPRRPAWTFAAD; from the coding sequence ATCAGCGACTGTGGCACCAAAGCCGTCTCGGTCATCGGCTTCATAGGATCGGTCTTTTCGCCATGGTATGCGTGGTCGGGGCGCAAGGACCCCGCCAACAACTGCTGCATCAATGTGGCGACCTATGGAAAGGGCGGGCGGTTCACGATGACGGACCGGGGTCGCGCGGCCTTGCGCACCTCTCGCGACACGTTGGAGGTGGGGCCGTCTTCGATGCATTGGGATGGTGATAAACTGGTGATCTCAATCGACGAAATCGCAAGCCCGCCGTTGGTCAGCCGCGTGCGCGGCACGATCACGGTGACGCCTTCTGCTTTGACGTCTGTGGAATTGCCCTTAAAGGCGGACGGGTCGCATGTCTGGCGTCCCTTTGGCCCGATTTCGGATATCTCTGTCGATCTGGAGGCAAACGGCTGGCAGTGGTCTGGCAAGGGATATTTCGATGCCAATTTCGGCACCCGCGCCTTGGAGCAGGATTTTGATTACTGGACCTGGGGCTGCTTTCCGGGCGCGCGGGGGGCAACGGCGTTTTATGACGTAACCCGGCGCGATGGATCGACGTTCGAAACTGCAGTCCGCTTTGATCCGGACGGGTCGGCAGAGCAGATTGCGGGCCAGCCGCAGACGCCGCTCAAGCGGTCGCTGTGGCAGGTCAAACGGGAAACGCGGGCCGATCCGGGCGCAGAGCCGCGACAGGTCTTGTCGATGCTGGATGCGCCGTTTTACAGCCGCTCGGCGGTGGAAACCGTGTTGGACGGCGAACGCTGTGTCGGCGTGCATGAGGCGTTGGACCTGACGCGGTTCCGCATGGCGGCGCTGAAGCCGATGTTGGCGGTCAGGGTGCCACGGCGACCGGCCTGGACGTTCGCTGCTGACTAA
- a CDS encoding ATP-binding cassette domain-containing protein, producing the protein MADGLELRDVQITKDGKPLVRLNRLIGPGDVLTVMGPSGIGKSTLLAYVTGTLPPAFVATGQVILDGRDITHEVAHKRNVGILFQDDLLFPHLSVGANLAFGLPAGGSLATRRAKVEDALAQVDLAGFADRDPATLSGGQKARVALMRMLLADPCALLLDEAFSRLDTALRAQVRTLVFDRAQDLQLPVLMVTHDAEDAAAAGGEVVTLG; encoded by the coding sequence ATGGCTGACGGTTTGGAACTGCGCGATGTGCAGATCACCAAGGATGGAAAACCGCTGGTCAGGTTGAACCGGTTGATCGGACCGGGCGATGTGCTGACGGTCATGGGGCCATCCGGCATCGGTAAATCGACCTTGCTCGCCTACGTCACCGGCACGCTGCCGCCAGCCTTCGTCGCGACAGGTCAGGTTATTCTGGACGGTCGCGACATCACCCACGAGGTGGCGCACAAGCGCAACGTTGGCATCCTGTTTCAGGACGATCTGCTGTTCCCGCACCTGTCAGTCGGGGCCAACCTCGCTTTCGGTCTGCCAGCCGGTGGTTCATTGGCAACCCGCAGGGCCAAGGTCGAAGACGCGCTGGCGCAGGTCGATCTGGCAGGCTTCGCGGATCGCGATCCTGCAACCCTGTCCGGTGGTCAAAAGGCGCGGGTTGCGCTGATGCGCATGCTTCTGGCGGACCCTTGCGCGCTGCTCTTGGACGAAGCTTTCTCGCGGCTCGACACAGCGCTTCGCGCACAGGTGCGCACGCTGGTTTTCGACCGCGCGCAGGACCTGCAACTGCCGGTACTGATGGTTACCCACGACGCCGAGGACGCTGCGGCCGCTGGCGGCGAAGTCGTGACACTTGGTTAG
- a CDS encoding ABC transporter permease, translating into MIARPLPLLTILVMLGPVVAGLYGTVLPAFNHLPLAGLTGPSLAPFAKLFAWPGLPDAVRLSVVTGIGSTLIALLIVTLLTAGWSGTRSFRALERLLSPLLSVPHAAAAFGIAFLIAPSGWISRAASPWLTGWDRPPDVLIIQDSAGLAMMAGLVAKEVPFLLLMTLAALGQVDATRSVAVAQALGYSRLTGWLKTVFPRVYAQIRLPVYVVLAYAMSTVDVAVILGPNTPPPLSVQIVKWMSDPDLGMRSLSAAAALLQLALVLGALLFWRSGEHIVGRLGRRWAAMGGRGRADRAVSATALSLGAVSALSVLLGIAILTVWSFAGFWGFPDALPDSFTLQNWMRHGDGALASFGETALIAIVVTLLAIILTIGCLEAEHRHGLQLTQRGMWLLYLPLLIPQTAFLPGFQTFLLTLGADIGRIPVMIAHLVFVLPYVFLSLADPFRAWDMRVGTVASALGATPNRILWNVRLPMLLRPVLTAMAVGFAVSVGQYLPTLLIGGGRVATLTTDAVALASGGDRRAIGVYGLMQTAAALIPFALALLIPAMVWRNRKGLRHG; encoded by the coding sequence ATGATCGCGCGACCACTCCCCCTGCTCACAATCCTCGTGATGCTTGGCCCTGTGGTCGCGGGGCTTTACGGTACGGTCCTGCCGGCATTCAACCATTTGCCGCTGGCAGGGCTGACAGGGCCATCGCTTGCACCGTTTGCAAAACTGTTCGCTTGGCCGGGCCTGCCGGATGCGGTGCGGTTGTCAGTCGTCACCGGCATCGGATCGACGCTTATTGCCTTGCTGATCGTCACGTTGCTGACGGCTGGCTGGTCGGGAACACGCAGCTTTCGTGCGCTCGAACGGCTGTTGTCACCGCTGCTTTCGGTGCCACATGCGGCGGCGGCCTTCGGGATCGCCTTTCTGATTGCCCCATCTGGCTGGATTTCGCGTGCTGCGTCACCTTGGCTGACAGGGTGGGACCGCCCGCCGGATGTGCTGATTATTCAGGACTCTGCCGGTCTGGCCATGATGGCGGGCCTGGTCGCGAAAGAAGTGCCATTTCTTCTTCTGATGACACTCGCCGCGCTGGGGCAAGTCGATGCGACGCGCTCTGTCGCCGTGGCGCAAGCGTTGGGGTATTCGCGGCTCACCGGCTGGCTGAAAACTGTCTTTCCGCGTGTCTATGCGCAGATCAGACTACCGGTCTATGTCGTGCTGGCCTATGCGATGTCGACAGTCGATGTCGCGGTGATCCTCGGGCCGAACACGCCGCCGCCCCTCTCGGTCCAGATCGTCAAATGGATGAGCGATCCGGACCTTGGCATGCGCTCACTCTCGGCTGCGGCAGCGCTCTTGCAACTCGCCCTCGTACTCGGTGCACTGCTGTTCTGGCGATCGGGAGAGCATATCGTCGGGCGATTGGGTCGCCGCTGGGCCGCGATGGGCGGTCGCGGTCGGGCGGACCGCGCGGTCAGCGCAACGGCACTATCGCTCGGGGCGGTTTCCGCGCTGTCTGTCCTTCTGGGGATCGCCATATTGACCGTCTGGTCATTTGCGGGTTTCTGGGGCTTTCCGGATGCGCTGCCAGACAGCTTCACATTGCAAAACTGGATGCGGCACGGCGACGGGGCGCTAGCGTCATTTGGTGAAACCGCCCTGATTGCCATCGTCGTGACGCTACTGGCAATTATCCTCACCATCGGTTGTCTGGAGGCCGAACATCGCCATGGCTTGCAGCTGACACAACGGGGCATGTGGTTGCTTTATCTGCCATTGCTGATCCCGCAAACAGCCTTTCTACCGGGGTTCCAGACGTTCCTTTTGACGCTTGGCGCGGACATCGGGCGCATTCCGGTGATGATCGCACATCTGGTCTTCGTCCTCCCTTACGTCTTCCTATCTCTCGCCGACCCGTTCCGGGCGTGGGATATGCGGGTTGGTACCGTTGCCAGCGCGCTCGGGGCGACACCGAACCGCATCCTCTGGAACGTGCGTTTACCGATGTTGTTGCGGCCTGTGCTCACGGCGATGGCGGTCGGTTTTGCGGTGTCCGTCGGCCAATATCTTCCGACGCTTCTGATCGGCGGCGGGCGCGTGGCGACATTGACGACGGATGCCGTGGCGCTTGCATCCGGCGGTGACCGGCGGGCTATTGGCGTTTACGGGCTGATGCAAACGGCGGCGGCGCTGATCCCCTTCGCGCTCGCGCTTTTGATCCCTGCCATGGTATGGCGCAACCGAAAGGGATTGCGACATGGCTGA
- a CDS encoding ABC transporter substrate-binding protein, which translates to MKHLALLAALIPSVALADTDPADWDAVTAAAQGQTVYWNAWGGSTTTNDFIAWVGDRVSKEYGVTLEHVKLTDTADAVTRVLSEKQAGENDDGAIDMIWINGANFASMKDAGLLFGPYAEQLPNWALVDTEGKTVQSDFTVPTEGYESPWAMAQVVFMYDTADLAEPLGDMQAILEWSAANPGRFTYPQPPDFLGTTFLKQALVDLLDDPSVLQAPATDETYATVTAPLWDYLDALTPNLWRSGEAYPATGPAQLQLIADGEIDLAISFSPGEATAAIANNQLPDTVRTFVLSGGTIGNASFVAIPYNSGSKEGAMVVANFLMSPEAQARAQDPAILGYGTVLDMGALTAEDRALFDALDLGIATLSPAELGTIQAEPHPSWMTRIAEDWATRYGVAQ; encoded by the coding sequence ATGAAACACCTCGCCCTTCTGGCCGCCCTGATCCCGTCCGTGGCACTCGCCGATACCGATCCGGCAGACTGGGATGCCGTGACCGCTGCAGCCCAAGGCCAGACCGTGTACTGGAACGCCTGGGGCGGTTCGACCACGACAAACGATTTCATCGCTTGGGTAGGTGATCGCGTGTCCAAGGAGTACGGTGTGACGCTGGAGCATGTGAAACTGACAGACACGGCAGATGCAGTGACGCGAGTGCTGTCGGAAAAGCAGGCTGGCGAAAATGATGACGGTGCGATCGACATGATCTGGATCAACGGTGCCAATTTCGCGTCAATGAAAGACGCAGGTCTGCTGTTTGGCCCCTACGCCGAACAACTGCCGAACTGGGCCTTGGTCGATACCGAAGGCAAAACCGTCCAGAGCGATTTCACCGTGCCGACGGAAGGATATGAATCGCCATGGGCCATGGCGCAGGTCGTGTTCATGTACGACACGGCGGACCTTGCCGAACCGCTTGGGGACATGCAGGCGATTCTGGAATGGAGCGCTGCAAACCCCGGGCGCTTCACCTATCCGCAGCCGCCCGATTTCCTCGGCACGACATTCCTCAAACAGGCGCTTGTCGATCTGCTTGACGATCCATCTGTACTGCAAGCACCCGCAACAGACGAAACATACGCGACGGTCACAGCCCCGCTCTGGGATTACCTCGATGCGCTGACACCGAACCTCTGGCGCAGTGGAGAGGCCTACCCCGCCACCGGACCTGCGCAACTGCAACTGATCGCGGACGGCGAAATCGACCTCGCGATTTCCTTCAGCCCGGGCGAAGCGACAGCGGCCATTGCCAACAACCAGCTTCCCGACACGGTGCGGACCTTCGTGCTCAGCGGCGGGACAATCGGGAACGCTTCCTTTGTGGCAATCCCCTACAACTCGGGCAGCAAGGAAGGCGCGATGGTCGTCGCCAACTTCCTGATGTCACCCGAGGCACAGGCCCGCGCGCAGGACCCGGCAATTCTGGGCTATGGCACCGTTTTGGATATGGGGGCGCTGACAGCAGAGGACCGCGCGCTGTTCGATGCGCTCGACCTTGGGATCGCGACACTGTCCCCTGCCGAGCTCGGAACGATACAGGCAGAACCACATCCCAGCTGGATGACGCGCATCGCCGAAGACTGGGCGACACGCTACGGCGTGGCGCAGTAG
- a CDS encoding CDP-alcohol phosphatidyltransferase family protein, whose product MLDSYARRLIDPPLNRAGQIIAAKGLTADGVTLIGLGLGLVAALLIALGLPALALVFLLASRIADGLDGAVARATHKTDFGGYLDIAADFLFYGMIPLGFVLADPSANGVAGAFLLASFYFNGTSFLGFAILAEKHGHVTTAQGQKSLYYSNGLLEGTETIVFFVILCLFPASFATLAWVFGTLCFATAALRIWGAYQTFKGPNS is encoded by the coding sequence ATGCTCGACAGCTACGCCCGCAGATTGATTGACCCCCCGCTGAACCGCGCGGGGCAGATCATTGCAGCCAAAGGGCTGACAGCGGATGGTGTGACCTTGATCGGGCTGGGGCTTGGGCTTGTCGCAGCGTTACTCATTGCTCTGGGCCTGCCGGCACTCGCACTTGTCTTTTTGCTGGCAAGCCGGATCGCCGACGGGCTGGACGGGGCTGTCGCCCGCGCGACGCACAAGACCGATTTCGGTGGCTACCTCGATATCGCGGCGGACTTTCTGTTCTATGGCATGATCCCCCTTGGCTTCGTCCTTGCCGACCCGTCCGCGAACGGCGTAGCAGGGGCCTTCCTGCTGGCGTCTTTCTATTTCAACGGCACCAGCTTTCTGGGGTTTGCAATCCTCGCTGAAAAGCACGGGCACGTGACGACGGCGCAGGGACAGAAATCGCTCTACTATTCGAACGGGCTGCTCGAAGGGACCGAAACGATCGTCTTCTTCGTGATCCTCTGCTTGTTCCCGGCATCCTTCGCGACACTCGCATGGGTGTTCGGCACGCTTTGCTTTGCAACCGCCGCCCTGCGGATCTGGGGCGCTTATCAGACCTTCAAAGGACCAAATTCATGA